Proteins co-encoded in one Cricetulus griseus strain 17A/GY chromosome 1 unlocalized genomic scaffold, alternate assembly CriGri-PICRH-1.0 chr1_1, whole genome shotgun sequence genomic window:
- the Naaa gene encoding N-acylethanolamine-hydrolyzing acid amidase, producing the protein MGNRATGAAGHGAHLALALLLLPGPWLSTGVPGAPPLFNVSMDAAPEQRWLPMLQHYDPDFVRAAVAEVIGDRVPQWVLEMIGEVVSKVESFLPQPFTDEIRGMCNFLNLSLADGILVNLAYEASAFCTSIVAQDSQGHIYHGRNLDYPFGNVLRKMTVDVQFLKNGQVAFTGTTFVGYVGLWTGQSPHKFTVSGDERDKGWWWENVIAAISLGHSPISWLIRKTLSDSENFEAAVYTLAKTPLIADVYYIVGGTSPREGVVITRNRGGPADIWPLDPLNGAWFRVETNYDHWKPVPKRDDRRTPAIKALNATGQAHISLEALFQVLSVFPVYNNCTIYTTVMSAAEPDKYMTRVRNPS; encoded by the exons ATGGGTAACCGAGCCACCGGAGCTGCGGGCCATGGGGCACACCTGGCActggctctgctgctgctgccgggGCCCTGGCTGTCGACTGGCGTCCCCGGAGCTCCGCCACTCTTCAACGTCAGTATGGACGCGGCCCCGGAGCAGCGCTGGCTGCCGATGCTGCAGCACTACGACCCGGACTTTGTGCGCGCCGCGGTGGCGGAGGTCATCGG CGACAGGGTCCCCCAGTGGGTACTGGAGATGATCGGAGAGGTGGTGTCGAAGGTGGAGAGCTTCCTGCCCCAGCCCTTCACTGATGAGATCCGCGGCATGTGCAACTTCCTCAACCTCAGCCTGGCCGACGGTATCTTGGTCAATCTGGCCTATGAGGCCTCCGC ATTCTGCACCAGTATTGTGGCCCAAGATTCCCAAGGCCACATTTACCACGGCAGGAACCTTGACTACCCCTTTGGAAATGTCTTGCGAAAGATGACGGTGGATGTGCAGTTTCTAAAGAATGGACAG GTTGCATTCACGGGGACTACTTTTGTGGGCTATGTAGGATTATGGACAGGTCAAAGTCCACACAAGTTTACAGTTTCTGGTGATGAACGAG ATAAAGGCTGGTGGTGGGAGAATGTGATCGCTGCGATTTCTCTGGGACACTCCCCAATCAGCTGGCTCATCCGAAAA ACCCTGAGTGACTCAGAAAACTTTGAAGCCGCTGTTTACACTCTGGCCAAGACTCCCCTCATTGCTGATGTTTACTACATTGTTGGGGGTACCTCGCCCCGTGAGGGGGTAGTCATCACCCGGAACAGAGGTGGCCCAGCGGACATTTGGCCTCTTGACCCGTTGAATGGAGC GTGGTTCCGAGTTGAGACAAATTATGATCATTGGAAGCCTGTACCCAAGAGGGATGACCGAAG AACACCAGCCATCAAAGCCCTAAATGCCACAGGGCAAGCACACATTAGCCTGGAGGCCCTCTTCCAG GTTTTATCTGTGTTTCCTGTTTATAACAA CTGCACAATCTATACCACAGTGATGAGTGCTGCCGAGCCTGACAAGTACATGACTAGGGTGCGGAACCCAAGCTGA